CATTTGCCTAACCactagaaataatgaaaattccaGTGTTGAATTATCAACAACTCCatttaaactgttaaaaataaaggCTCTAGAAATGATACTGAGAACAggaaggggtgaggtggggggctCTGTGTCCTGGGTCTGACTGTGTGACTCTTCCTCAGCTCCTGACCCCTCCTGCCGAGATGTCCTGCCAGCAGAACCAGCAACAGTGCCAGCCCCCTCCCAAGTGTCCCCCCAAGTGTCCTGCCCCCAAGTGCCCCCCCAAGTGTCCCCCAGTCTCTTCCTGCTGCAATGTCAGTTCTGGGggctgctgtggctccagctcTGTGGGTGGGGGCTGTTGTAGCTCTGGGGGTGGTGGCTGCTGTAGCTCTGGGGGTGGTGGCTGCTGTCTGAGCCACCACAGGCGACGCAGGTCCCACTGCCACAGGCACCAGAGCTCTGACTGCTGCAGCCAGCCCTCAGGGGGCTCTGGATGCTGCAGCCAGCCCTCGAGGGGCTCCAGCTGCTGTGGAGGGAGCAGCGGTCAGTCATCTGGAGGCTGCTGCTGACATGGACCCTGCCTGAGCCAAGAAGAGCAGACTTGGAAGCAACGAACTGCAGAGAACGTCATCTTTCTCCTCCTAGGCCTAACTCAGAGTCTGAGAGGTCCCAGAGAAGACTCTGAACTTGCAAAGACAAGATGACATCTGTAGGGTTTAGAAATCAACCGTCTCCTACTCCCCCATCTGTTGGCCTTGGATGTCATCCCCATGTCAAAGTAACTCATGTTGTACCTTATTCCACAGTGCTCTCTGGCTgatgtaaaacaataaaatcaggAATCTGCTCAACATGTTGTTCTGAAAGGACCATTTCTTTCCTGGATTATCATTGTTCTCCTCCACCCTGTCCTCTGCTGGTAGTGGCCTTGGAACCTCAGGGGCCAGAGGGCAATCTGGCCTAAACTGGGGTAAATGGAGGTGTAGCATGAAAGACAAAG
This Lynx canadensis isolate LIC74 chromosome C1, mLynCan4.pri.v2, whole genome shotgun sequence DNA region includes the following protein-coding sequences:
- the LOC115519798 gene encoding late cornified envelope protein 1F-like, translated to MSCQQNQQQCQPPPKCPPKCPAPKCPPKCPPVSSCCNVSSGGCCGSSSVGGGCCSSGGGGCCSSGGGGCCLSHHRRRRSHCHRHQSSDCCSQPSGGSGCCSQPSRGSSCCGGSSGQSSGGCC